One window of the Trifolium pratense cultivar HEN17-A07 linkage group LG2, ARS_RC_1.1, whole genome shotgun sequence genome contains the following:
- the LOC123907377 gene encoding alpha-xylosidase 1-like: MVYPHSLTFLCLSSLLLTLVLFPSEITSSSNATKIGQGYRLISIEETSDGALIGFLQLNQKSKIYGPDIPLLRFYAKHETDNRLRVHITDANKQRWEVPYNLIPREQPPPLTQTIGKFRKNPIDQASEYSGSELLFSYISNPFSFAIKRKSNGETLFNTTSTSSDPFSSLVFKDQYIEISTKLPKDASLYGLGENTQPHGIKLYPSDPYTLYTTDISAINLNADLYGSHPMYMDLRNNGGEAYAHAVLLLNSNGMDVFYRGNSLTYKVIGGVLDFYFFSGPSPLNVVDQYTSLIGRPAPMPYWAFGFHQCRWGYHNLSVVEDVVENYKKAQIPLDVIWNDDDHMDGHKDFTLNPNNYPRPKLLNFLNKIHSIGMKYIVIIDPGIGVNSSYGVYQRGLANDVFIKYEGEPFLAQVWPGAVNFPDFLNPKTVSWWADEIRRFHELVPVDGLWIDMNEASNFCSGKCKIPKGKICPSGTGPGWICCLDCKNITKTRWDDPPYKINASGIQAPIGYKTIATSATHYNGVLEYDAHSIYGFSQSVATHKGLLGIEGKRPFILSRSTYVGSGKYAAHWTGDNQGTWENLRYSISTMLNFGIFGVPMVGSDICGFYPQPTEELCNRWIEVGAFYPFSRDHANYYSPRQELYQWDSVAQSARNALGIRYKILPYLYTLNYEAHVSGSPIARPLFFTFPTYTECYDVSTQFLLGSSLLISPVLEQGKTQVKALFPPGSWYSLLDWTHTITSKGGTYVTLDAPLHVVNVHLYQNTILPMQQGGLISKDARTTPFTLIVTFPAGAAEGDAKGTLFIDEDELPEIKLGNGYSTYIDLYASVKQGGVKVWSDVQEGKYALDKGLIIDSISVLGLDGNIGAIASLELDGKPLIGGSDLNVTTYEHVHLEGEGNGESKTVMVALRGLSIPVGKNFAMTWKMG, translated from the exons ATGGTTTATCCTCACAGTTTAACATTTCTATGTCTCTCATCTCTTCTTCTAACTCTTGTTCTTTTTCCATCTGAGATTACTTCTTCCTCAAATGCTACCAAAATTGGTCAAGGATATCGCCTTATTTCCATTGAAGAGACATCTGATGGTGCCCTTATTGGATTCCTTCAACTTAACCAGAAATCCAAAATCTATGGCCCTGATATTCCCCTTCTTAGGTTCTATGCTAA GCATGAAACAGATAACCGTTTAAGGGTACACATAACAGATGCAAATAAGCAAAGATGGGAAGTACCCTACAACCTAATCCCAAGGGAACAACCACCACCCTTAACACAAACAATAGGAAAGTTCAGAAAGAACCCAATTGATCAAGCTTCAGAGTATTCAGGTTCTGAGCTTCTATTCAGCTACATTTCAAATCCATTTAGttttgcaataaaaagaaaatcaaatggTGAAACCCTTTTCAACACAACCTCAACTTCATCAGACCCATTTAGTTCCCTTGTTTTCAAAGACCAATACATTGAAATTTCAACAAAATTACCAAAAGATGCATCTTTGTATGGTTTAGGAGAAAACACACAACCACATGGAATTAAATTATATCCAAGTGACCCTTATACTTTATATACAACTGATATTTCAGCTATTAATCTTAATGCTGATTTATATGGTTCACATCCAATGTATATGGATCTGAGAAATAATGGTGGTGAAGCTTATGCACATGCTGTTCTTTTGTTGAATAGTAATGGAATGGATGTATTTTATAGAGGAAATTCTCTTACTTATAAGGTTATTGGTGGTGTGTTGGATTTTTACTTCTTTTCTGGTCCAAGTCCTTTGAATGTTGTTGATCAGTACACTTCTTTGATTGGAAGACCTGCTCCTATGCCTTACTGGGCTTTTG GATTCCACCAATGCAGATGGGGATATCACAATCTATCAGTAGTTGAAGATGTTGTGGAGAATTACAAAAAGGCTCAAATTCCACTTGATGTAATCTGGAACGATGATGATCACATGGACGGACACAAAGACTTCACACTCAATCCGAACAACTACCCTCGTCCAAAGCTTCTAAACTTCTTGAACAAGATACACAGCATTGGCATGAAATACATTGTCATTATTGATCCTGGAATTGGCGTTAACTCAAGTTACGGTGTATATCAAAGGGGTTTAGCTAACGATGTTTTCATCAAGTACGAAGGTGAGCCTTTCTTGGCTCAAGTTTGGCCCGGGGCGGTAAACTTTCCTGATTTTCTCAATCCAAAAACGGTATCTTGGTGGGCCGATGAGATTCGCCGTTTCCATGAACTTGTACCTGTTGATGGCTTATGGATTGACATGAACGAAGCTTCAAATTTCTGTTCTGGTAAGTGCAAAATTCCCAAGGGAAAGATATGTCCGAGTGGAACAGGACCAGGATGGATCTGTTGCTTGGATTGCAAGAATATTACCAAAACAAGATGGGATGATCCTCCTTACAAAATAAATGCTTCGGGAATACAAGCTCCAATCGGATACAAAACAATAGCCACTAGTGCAACCCACTATAACGGTGTCTTGGAGTACGATGCTCATAGTATCTACGGTTTCTCTCAATCCGTTGCAACTCACAAGGGACTTCTCGGAATTGAAGGCAAAAGGCCTTTTATTTTGTCGCGGTCCACTTACGTCGGTTCAGGAAAATACGCTGCACATTGGACTGGTGACAATCAAGGAACATGGGAGAATTTGAGGTATTCAATATCCACTATGCTGAATTTCGGTATATTTGGTGTTCCAATGGTTGGTTCTGACATATGTGGATTCTATCCACAACCAACTGAAGAACTGTGCAATAGATGGATTGAAGTTGGTGCTTTCTACCCTTTTTCAAGAGATCATGCAAACTACTACTCCCCTCGACAAGAGCTTTACCAATGGGATTCGGTAGCTCAATCTGCTAGAAACGCTTTAGGTATAAGGTACAAGATTCTCCCATATCTTTACACCTTAAACTATGAAGCTCATGTTAGTGGATCACCAATTGCAAGACCACTTTTCTTCACTTTCCCGACATACACCGAATGTTACGATGTCAGCACTCAGTTTTTACTCGGAAGCAGTCTCTTGATATCACCGGTGCTCGAGCAAGGAAAAACACAAGTGAAAGCGTTGTTTCCTCCTGGTAGTTGGTACAGTTTACTTGATTGGACTCACACCATAACATCGAAAGGTGGAACCTATGTTACACTCGATGCTCCTCTTCATGTGGTGAATGTACATTTATATCAGAACACAATTCTACCAATGCAACAAGGTGGATTGATCTCTAAGGATGCTAGAACCACACCGTTCACGCTCATTGTTACATTCCCAGCTGGCGCAGCAGAAGGAGATGCTAAAGGGACACTTTTCATCGACGAAGACGAATTGCCAGAGATTAAGCTTGGAAATGGATATTCAACATACATCGATCTATACGCTAGTGTTAAACAAGGAGGTGTGAAAGTTTGGTCAGATGTTCAAGAGGGTAAGTATGCTTTAGACAAAGGTTTGATTATCGATTCGATTTCTGTGTTGGGATTGGATGGAAATATCGGTGCAATTGCTTCACTCGAGTTAGATGGAAAACCATTAATTGGTGGTTCGGATTTGAATGTTACTACATATGAACATGTGCATTTGGAAGGTGAAGGAAATGGTGAAAGTAAAACTGTGATGGTTGCATTGAGAGGATTGAGCATTCCTGTTGGTAAAAACTTTGCTATGACATGGAAAATGGGATGA
- the LOC123910219 gene encoding uncharacterized protein LOC123910219: protein MAEGRGSSLVHLVAIILCLVAFGFAIAAERRRSVGTIITTPGRNETYCVYSSDVATGYGVGAFLFLLSSESLLMGVTKCMCLGRPLTPGGNRAWSIIYFLSSWATFLVAESCLIAGAKKNAYHTKYRGMIYAQNFSCESLRKGIFIAGAVFIVATMILNVYYYMYFTKATTSPLSQKTNQVSSSVGMTGYA, encoded by the exons ATGGCAGAGGGAAGAGGTTCATCTCTTGTGCACCTTGTGGCAATTATTTTGTGCTTAGTAGCATTTGGTTTCGCCATTGCAGCTGAGAGAAGAAGAAGCGTT GGAACCATTATCACAACCCCAGGAAGAAATGAAACATATTGTGTTTATAGTTCAGATGTTGCAACTGGTTATGGAGTGGGCGCTTTCCTGTTTCTTCTTTCAAGTGAATCACTGCTTATGGGTGTGACGAAGTGTATGTGCTTAGGGAGGCCTTTAACACCCGGTGGAAATCGAGCATGGTccattatatattttctttcttcttg GGCGACTTTTCTGGTTGCAGAATCATGCTTAATAGCTGGTGCAAAGAAGAATGCCTATCACACCAAGTACCGGGGAATGATTTATGCTCAGAACTTCTCCTGTGAAAGTTTGAGGAAAGGAATCTTCATTGCCGGAGCAGTTTTCATCGTTGCAACCATGATTCTTAATGTATACTACTACATGTACTTCACAAAGGCAACCACAAGTCCACTTTCTCAGAAGACTAATCAGGTTAGTTCGTCAGTTGGAATGACTGGATATGCATGA
- the LOC123904485 gene encoding exopolygalacturonase-like: MAAKVLFALCLLLVFIAESQATKVNNLFNVMNYGATADGKTENSAAFLKAWRDACNSNGNVTVMIPRGTYFLKQIVFNGPCRGWTNVIIDGDLIAPTDPSFATDKWISFRYVKNLIVSGQGKLDGQGSSAWEDCNKNHKCRPSFPISMTFDYVTNGYIHHLSSINSKGGHFKTYGCENIRFTNVKISAPGDSPNTDGIKISNSNGVAIERVNIGTGDDCIAIISGSKNVLISNVFCGPGHGISVGSLGRDDGEENVENIKVRNCTLCDTTNGLRIKSWARTLSKPLKASNFVYEDIVMNNVYNPIIIDQEYCPGGTCSNKDPSHVEISNVSFKNIRGSSNTQVAVNLKCSAKFPCKNITVNTIDLWQNRGVGKLSNLCSNVNGASYGKQNPSSCL, translated from the exons ATGGCTGCAAAAGTTTTGTTTGCGTTGTGCTTACTACTAGTTTTCATTGCAGAGTCACAAGCTACTAAAGTCAATAATCTTTTTAATGTCATGAATTACGGTGCAACCGCGGATGGAAAAACAGAAAACAGCGCG GCTTTTTTGAAAGCATGGAGGGATGCTTGTAATTCTAATGGAAATGTCACTGTGATGATACCACGAGGAACTTATTTTCTCAAACAAATTGTCTTCAATGGACCATGCAGAGGATGGACTAATGTCATAATCGATGGTGATCTAATTGCACCGACTGATCCATCTTTCGCAACCGACAAATGGATCAGTTTTCGGTACGTGAAGAATTTGATCGTGAGTGGACAGGGAAAATTGGATGGTCAAGGATCGTCCGCTTGGGAGGATTGCAATAAAAACCACAAATGTCGTCCTAGTTTTCCCATT TCAATGACATTTGACTATGTGACAAATGGTTACATTCATCACTTGAGTTCAATTAACAGCAAAGGGGGACATTTCAAGACATATGGGTGTGAGAATATCAGATTCACGAATGTTAAAATTTCAGCTCCCGGTGATAGCCCAAACACCGATGGAATAAAGATATCAAACTCTAATGGGGTAGCTATCGAACGTGTGAATATTGGCACCGGTGATGATTGTATTGCTATAATTTCCGGCAGTAAGAATGTTTTAATTTCGAATGTTTTTTGTGGTCCTGGTCACGGAATTAGTGTTGGAAGTCTCGGTCGTGATGACGGGGaagaaaatgttgaaaatatTAAAGTCAGGAATTGCACTCTTTGTGACACAACTAATGGTCTAAGAATTAAATCATGGGCTCGTACATTGAGCAAACCTTTGAAGGCTTCTAATTTTGTGTATGAGGATATTGTGATGAATAATGTGTATAATCCCATTATTATTGATCAAGAATATTGTCCCGGTGGTACTTGCAGCAATAAG gATCCTTCACACGTGGAAATAAGTAACGTGTCATTCAAGAATATTCGTGGAAGTTCCAATACCCAAGTTGCAGTCAATTTGAAATGCAGTGCAAAATTTCCATGCAAAAACATTACAGTGAATACAATTGATTTGTGGCAAAATCGTGGTGTAGGAAAACTAAGCAATTTGTGTTCAAATGTTAATGGTGCTTCTTATGGCAAACAAAACCCCTCATCTTGCCTATAG
- the LOC123904486 gene encoding exopolygalacturonase-like: protein MAAKVLFALSLLLVFIAESQATKVKNFFNVMNYGATADGKTDNSAAFMKAWSDACNSNGKVAVMIPRGTYFVKQVIFKGPCKGLTIVRIEGDLIAPSDPFFAKDTWINFRYVKNLIVSGPGRLDGQGSSAWEDCTKNHNCRPSLPISMTFDFVTNGYIHHLSSINSKGGHFKTYGCENMTFKKVKISAPGDSPNTDGIKIANSNGIAIDRVNIGTGDDCIAIISGSKNVSISDVFCGPGHGISVGSLGHNDWEQNVENIKVKNCTLSDTTNGLRIKSWATPLSKPLKVSNFVYEDIVMNNVYNPIIIDQEYCPSGTCSNKDASHVEISDVSFKNIRGSSNTQVAVNLKCSAKFPCKNIILDTIDLWQNRGVGRLSNLCSNVNGASYGKQNPSSCL, encoded by the exons ATGGCTGCAAAAGTTTTGTTTGCGTTGAGCTTACTACTAGTTTTCATTGCAGAGTCACAAGCTACTAAAgtcaagaatttttttaatgtcatgAATTATGGTGCAACCGCTGATGGCAAAACAGATAACAGCGCG GCTTTTATGAAAGCATGGAGTGATGCTTGTAATTCTAATGGAAAAGTCGCAGTGATGATCCCACGAGGAACTTATTTTGTCAAACAAGTTATCTTCAAAGGACCTTGCAAAGGATTGACTATTGTCAGAATTGAAGGTGATTTGATTGCACCTAGTGATCCATTTTTCGCGAAAGACACATGGATCAATTTTCGGTACGTCAAGAATTTGATCGTCAGCGGACCGGGAAGATTGGACGGTCAAGGATCGTCCGCTTGGGAGGATTGCACTAAAAACCACAATTGTCGTCCTAGTCTTCCCATC tCGATGACATTTGACTTTGTGACAAATGGTTACATTCATCACTTGAGTTCAATTAACAGCAAAGGGGGACATTTCAAGACATATGGGTGTGAGAATATGACATTCAAGAAAGTTAAAATTTCAGCTCCAGGTGATAGTCCAAACACGGATGGAATAAAGATAGCAAACTCTAATGGGATAGCTATCGACCGTGTAAATATTGGCACTGGTGATGATTGTATTGCTATAATCTCCGGCAGCAAAAATGTTTCGATTTCTGACGTTTTCTGTGGTCCTGGTCACGGAATTAGTGTTGGAAGTCTCGGTCATAATGACTGGGAACAAAATGTGGAAAACATTAAAGTCAAGAACTGCACTCTTAGTGACACTACTAATGGATTAAGAATTAAATCATGGGCTACTCCATTGAGCAAACCTTTGAAGGTGTCTAATTTTGTGTATGAGGATATTGTGATGAATAATGTGTATAATCCCATTATTATTGATCAAGAATATTGTCCTAGTGGTACTTGCAGCAATAAG GATGCTTCACACGTGGAAATAAGTGACGTGTCATTCAAGAATATTCGTGGAAGTTCCAATACCCAAGTTGCAGTCAATTTGAAATGCAGTGCAAAATTTCCATGCAAAAACATTATATTGGATACAATTGATTTGTGGCAAAATCGTGGTGTAGGAAGACTAAGCAATTTGTGTTCAAATGTTAATGGTGCTTCTTATGGCAAACAAAATCCTTCATCTTGCCTATAG
- the LOC123904484 gene encoding ethylene-responsive transcription factor ERF118-like, which translates to MGPPPNRKQKLSYVTERTRRLKVVYDDPDATDSSSDEANYQPMMRKRVVLEFALPDVSVTEKKVDNVLSKSKSSAKTTTTPIVKGKSSKYKGVRMRKWGRWAAEIRNPLKGTREWLGTFNTAEEASKAYENKKLEFEAITKKMCKGKKNTSYNSVVTSLNGSKSDTDTSNTTSSLPELVNSVSDVIESGMLSINEAIVESLETNNHLEGEFLEHNVVDISPLNVVPQSDRNLDTTSRFDLDWLTFDGSGQGLDDLGCLDDLPYCDFDDNNGPIDIPDFNFDDIIGADESVDDDEIASWFKDFPEKPCL; encoded by the coding sequence ATGGGTCCTCCACCAAATCGCAAACAAAAGTTATCTTATGTCACTGAAAGAACAAGAAGATTGAAAGTTGTCTACGATGATCCTGACGCAACAGATTCGTCGTCGGATGAAGCAAATTACCAACCAATGATGAGGAAGAGAGTTGTTCTTGAATTTGCACTCCCTGATGTTAGTGTTACTGAAAAAAAGGTTGATAATGTACTGAGCAAGAGTAAGAGTTCTGCAAAGACAACGACAACTCCGATAGTGAAAGGAAAATCAAGCAAATACAAAGGTGTTCGAATGAGAAAATGGGGTCGATGGGCTGCTGAAATTCGTAATCCGCTTAAAGGTACTCGTGAATGGTTAGGAACTTTCAACACTGCTGAAGAGGCTTCcaaagcttatgaaaataaaaaacttgaaTTTGAAGCCATAACTAAGAAGATGTGTAAAGGGAAGAAAAACACTAGCTATAATAGTGTTGTTACCTCTTTGAATGGCTCAAAGAGTGATACTGATACTTCGAATACAACATCTTCTTTGCCCGAATTGGTTAATTCGGTTTCTGATGTGATTGAGAGTGGTATGCTCTCGATCAATGAAGCTATTGTTGAGAGTCTCGAGACTAATAATCATCTGGAGGGTGAATTTTTGGAACATAATGTGGTCGACATAAGTCCTTTGAATGTAGTGCCACAATCGGATCGCAATTTGGATACTACATCTCGGTTTGACTTGGATTGGTTAACATTTGATGGTTCGGGTCAGGGGTTGGATGATCTTGGTTGCCTTGACGACCTTCCGTATTGtgattttgatgataacaacGGACCTATTGATATTCCGGATTTTAATTTCGATGATATTATTGGTGCTGATGAgagtgttgatgatgatgagatTGCTAGTTGGTTTAAAGATTTCCCAGAGAAGCCATGTCTATAA